A stretch of DNA from Paenibacillus sp. FSL W8-0186:
TATAGGATTAATTTCGTAACCTTTTTCCGCAAAAATAATTCGTTTGTCCTACTTCCTATCATTTATGGCTATGAATTACGTTCCAATCGATCGGTTGTTCGCCTTGCGCTTTCAAAAAAGCATTAGTCCGGGAAAAAGGACGGCTTCCAAAAAAGCCCCGTCTCGCCGCCAAAGGACTCGGATGGGCCGATTCAATGACAAGATGGCGATCCGTATTGATTTGCGCTCCTTTTTTCTGGGCATGGCTTCCCCATAAAATGAAAACCACAGGCTCTTCCCTTTCATTTAACGCTGCTACGACCGCATCCGTAAACTTCTCCCAGCCCTTGCCCTGATGGGAGCCGGCCAGCCCTTCGCGTACGGTCAGCACCGTGTTCAACAGCAGCACACCCTCTTCGGCCCATGAAGTCAAAGTGCCTTCAGAAGGAACAGGAATTCCAAGATCGCTGGACAGCTCCTTATAGATGTTCCGCAGCGATGGCGGAATCTTTACCCCAGGCAGCACAGAGAAGCTTAAGCCATGGGCTTGGCCTGCGCCATGATATGGATCCTGCCCCAGAATCACCGCCCGTGTCTGGCTGTAGCCCGTCAGCTTCAAGGCCTGGAACAAATACGGCCGCGGCGGGAATACCGTATGCTCCCTGTACTCCTGATCCAGCCAATCCATCAGCTCATGGAAATACGGCTTGTCCATCTCCGCTGCAAGCACCTGGTCCCAATCGTTGCCGAATATCTCCTTACTCATGTTGCCTCTCCCTTTCCAAGCTTCTAGCATTATATACTATTCCTAAACTCATTTTAGCAGAAATCCCCTGAGCGGAACCGACAAAAAAATCGCACAACCTTCGCTTTCGCGAGAGCTGTGCGATTTATTGTCTGTTTTCTTCATCTCTCTTATCACGTGCTTTAA
This window harbors:
- a CDS encoding uracil-DNA glycosylase; translated protein: MFGNDWDQVLAAEMDKPYFHELMDWLDQEYREHTVFPPRPYLFQALKLTGYSQTRAVILGQDPYHGAGQAHGLSFSVLPGVKIPPSLRNIYKELSSDLGIPVPSEGTLTSWAEEGVLLLNTVLTVREGLAGSHQGKGWEKFTDAVVAALNEREEPVVFILWGSHAQKKGAQINTDRHLVIESAHPSPLAARRGFFGSRPFSRTNAFLKAQGEQPIDWNVIHSHK